One window of the Amycolatopsis mediterranei genome contains the following:
- a CDS encoding amidohydrolase family protein encodes MRSLLPFVADLPLVDHHCHGVVTRDVTRAGFEAMLTEADAPSPLGTSLFDSLIGLAVRERCAPVLDLPKHTPAEAYLERRAELGAAEVARRFLRATGTTDFLVDGGFLPDALTTTAEFAGLAGTRAHDVVRLEQVAEAVIRGTTARGFAAAFADELAKRAETAVGLKSIAAYRAGLALAGERPSPSEVEAAAGRWLAAGGTRLADEVLHRHLVFTGLDLGLPVQFHVGYGDADADLHRGDPLLLTGLLRATRGSGVPILLLHNYPFHRHAAYLAQVFEHVFVDAGLITHNAGFRAPAVLAELLEIAPFGKVLFSTDAFGLAELYHLGTALFRQGLSDFVRSALDADAMSEKDAVRLCALVGHENANRIYRLEHV; translated from the coding sequence ATGAGAAGTCTGCTCCCGTTCGTCGCGGACCTGCCGCTGGTGGACCACCACTGCCACGGCGTCGTCACCCGGGACGTCACCCGCGCGGGTTTCGAGGCGATGCTGACGGAGGCCGACGCGCCGTCGCCGCTGGGCACCAGCCTGTTCGACTCGCTCATCGGGCTGGCCGTGCGCGAACGCTGCGCGCCCGTGCTGGACCTGCCGAAGCACACCCCCGCCGAGGCCTACCTCGAGCGCCGCGCCGAACTCGGTGCGGCCGAGGTGGCCCGGCGGTTCCTGCGGGCCACCGGCACGACCGATTTCCTCGTGGACGGCGGGTTCCTACCGGACGCGCTGACCACGACCGCGGAGTTCGCCGGGCTCGCGGGCACGCGCGCGCACGACGTCGTCCGGCTGGAACAGGTGGCGGAGGCGGTGATCCGGGGGACGACGGCCCGCGGGTTCGCCGCGGCCTTCGCCGACGAGCTGGCGAAACGCGCCGAGACCGCCGTCGGGCTCAAGTCGATCGCGGCCTACCGCGCCGGTCTCGCCCTGGCGGGGGAGCGGCCGTCGCCCTCGGAGGTCGAGGCCGCCGCCGGGCGGTGGCTCGCCGCGGGCGGCACCCGGCTGGCCGACGAGGTGCTGCACCGGCACCTCGTGTTCACCGGCCTCGACCTCGGCCTGCCGGTGCAGTTCCACGTCGGCTACGGCGACGCCGACGCCGACCTGCACCGCGGCGACCCGCTGCTGCTCACCGGGCTGCTGCGGGCCACGCGCGGCAGCGGCGTGCCCATCCTGCTGCTGCACAACTACCCGTTCCACCGCCACGCCGCGTATCTGGCGCAGGTTTTCGAGCACGTGTTCGTCGACGCCGGGCTCATCACGCACAACGCGGGGTTCCGGGCCCCGGCCGTGCTGGCCGAGCTCCTGGAGATCGCGCCGTTCGGGAAGGTGCTCTTCTCCACCGACGCCTTCGGCCTGGCCGAGCTGTACCACCTGGGCACGGCCCTGTTCCGGCAGGGCTTGTCGGACTTCGTCCGCTCGGCGCTCGACGCGGACGCGATGTCCGAAAAGGACGCCGTCCGGCTGTGTGCTTTGGTGGGGCACGAGAACGCGAACAGGATCTACCGCTTGGAGCACGTGTGA
- a CDS encoding M20 metallopeptidase family protein, translated as MSDLWTRWTQAIADELPAAVELRHAVHADPRGSGDEEDTARLVSAALDAGDGTRVAKTGRAVLLPGTSDGPAVALRAELDALPVLEGTGVPWASGNELMHACGHDVHLAALVAVFRAARRVGVPRPLLALLQPREETSPPGALDVVESGVLAEHRVDTVIGAHVQPRIAHGVVSATPGPVNASTDEFEVTMHGQGGHAGYPHLLRDPILALSQLVVSLQQLASRRIDPVFGAVCSIGRIQGGAAANVVPNSASAFGSLRLMRTKDRERALETLADIVHGTARAHGCTAELEISPCEPVLDNDAALAAGAQRWLRHAGFVVDEQFRSFGADDFAHYCGGATRGLMLFVGLGDTAGVPSLHDERFLPRDQAVTQVAHALVAGYLAALDAPVP; from the coding sequence GTGAGTGATCTGTGGACCCGGTGGACGCAGGCGATCGCCGACGAACTGCCCGCCGCCGTCGAGCTCCGGCACGCCGTGCACGCCGACCCCCGGGGTTCCGGCGACGAGGAGGACACCGCCCGGCTGGTGAGCGCCGCGCTCGACGCGGGCGACGGCACCCGTGTCGCCAAGACCGGGCGCGCCGTCCTGCTGCCCGGCACGTCGGACGGCCCCGCCGTGGCCCTGCGGGCCGAGCTCGACGCCCTGCCGGTGCTGGAGGGCACCGGCGTGCCGTGGGCGTCGGGGAACGAGCTCATGCACGCGTGCGGCCACGACGTCCACCTGGCCGCGCTGGTCGCCGTCTTCCGGGCCGCCCGGCGCGTCGGGGTGCCGCGGCCGCTCCTGGCGCTGCTGCAGCCGCGGGAGGAGACGTCCCCGCCCGGCGCGCTCGACGTCGTCGAGTCCGGCGTGCTGGCCGAGCACCGGGTGGACACGGTGATCGGCGCGCACGTCCAGCCGCGGATCGCGCACGGCGTCGTCTCGGCGACGCCGGGCCCGGTGAACGCCTCCACCGACGAGTTCGAGGTGACCATGCACGGCCAGGGCGGCCACGCCGGCTACCCGCACCTGCTGCGCGACCCGATCCTGGCCCTGTCCCAGCTGGTCGTCAGCCTGCAGCAGCTCGCGTCCCGCCGGATCGACCCGGTGTTCGGCGCGGTCTGCTCGATCGGCCGCATCCAGGGCGGCGCGGCGGCCAACGTCGTCCCGAACAGCGCGAGCGCGTTCGGCTCCCTGCGCCTGATGCGCACGAAGGACCGCGAGCGCGCCCTGGAGACGCTCGCGGACATCGTGCACGGCACCGCGCGGGCGCACGGCTGCACCGCCGAGCTGGAGATCAGCCCGTGCGAGCCGGTCCTGGACAACGACGCGGCGCTGGCCGCGGGCGCCCAGCGGTGGCTGCGGCACGCGGGCTTCGTCGTCGACGAACAGTTCCGGTCCTTCGGCGCCGACGACTTCGCCCACTACTGCGGCGGCGCGACCCGCGGGCTCATGCTGTTCGTCGGCCTCGGCGACACGGCGGGCGTGCCGAGCCTGCACGACGAGCGGTTCCTCCCGCGTGAC